In Streptococcus respiraculi, one DNA window encodes the following:
- a CDS encoding AbrB/MazE/SpoVT family DNA-binding domain-containing protein: MKDIFMDTAKVMSKGQVTIPKRIRELLNLENGDYVTFVVNKDRVEIQNSNVFIEENIKK, from the coding sequence ATGAAAGATATATTTATGGATACTGCTAAAGTTATGTCAAAAGGACAGGTTACTATTCCAAAGAGGATTAGAGAACTTTTGAATTTAGAAAATGGGGACTATGTTACTTTTGTAGTCAATAAAGATAGAGTTGAAATTCAAAATTCCAATGTTTTTATCGAAGAAAACATTAAGAAGTAA
- a CDS encoding helix-turn-helix domain-containing protein yields MTIDEIKKLIQVGEKIDVEFKESKNALTKDVFDTVCSFNNRNGGHILLGVNDKREIVGVSKDKVDKVIKEFTTAINNSQKMYPPLYLLPETFEIEGKQVIYIRVPEGYQVCRHNGRIWDRSYEGDINITDHAELVYKLYARKQGSYFVNKVYPNLDIDFLDASVIDKAKKMAVSRNKNHVWKNMSNEELLRSANLILTDPETKREGITLAAILLFGKDNSIMSVLPQHKTDAIFRVENKDRYDDRDVVITNLIDSYDRLIEFGQKHLNDLFVLDGIVNVNARDRILREIVSNTLAHRDYSSGFPAKMIIDDQRITVENSNLAHGMGALDLQKFEPFPKNPAISKVFREIGLADELGSGMRNTYKYTQLYSGENPLFEEGDIFRTIIPLKKIATQKVGGGNVPQDVPQDVSRMSLEEIENIIKDMIKGDNRVSRKDIAVVLGVSEKTITRYIKDIPNIKYVGKGKNGHWELNE; encoded by the coding sequence ATGACGATAGATGAAATAAAGAAGTTAATTCAAGTCGGAGAAAAGATAGATGTCGAATTTAAAGAATCAAAAAATGCTTTAACCAAAGATGTCTTTGATACAGTATGTTCTTTCAATAATAGAAATGGAGGACATATTTTACTTGGTGTAAATGATAAAAGAGAGATTGTTGGTGTTAGCAAAGACAAAGTTGATAAAGTGATTAAGGAATTTACTACGGCAATCAACAATTCGCAAAAGATGTATCCACCACTTTATTTGCTACCGGAAACTTTTGAAATTGAGGGAAAACAAGTTATTTATATCAGAGTTCCTGAAGGTTATCAGGTATGCAGACATAACGGAAGAATTTGGGATAGGTCTTATGAAGGAGACATCAATATCACGGACCATGCAGAACTTGTCTATAAGCTATATGCAAGAAAGCAAGGAAGCTATTTTGTGAATAAAGTATATCCGAATCTCGATATTGATTTTCTTGATGCTTCTGTCATTGATAAGGCTAAGAAAATGGCTGTTTCCCGAAATAAAAATCATGTTTGGAAAAATATGAGTAATGAGGAGCTTCTTAGAAGTGCAAATCTCATTCTGACAGATCCGGAAACAAAGCGTGAAGGAATTACATTAGCTGCTATTTTGTTATTTGGAAAAGACAACTCTATTATGTCCGTTCTTCCACAGCATAAAACTGATGCGATATTTAGAGTTGAAAACAAGGATAGATATGACGATAGAGATGTTGTCATAACAAATCTGATTGATAGCTATGACAGACTTATAGAATTTGGACAGAAGCATTTGAATGATTTATTTGTCTTGGACGGAATTGTAAATGTCAACGCAAGAGATAGGATACTCAGAGAAATAGTTTCCAATACGCTAGCTCATAGAGATTATTCAAGTGGTTTTCCTGCAAAGATGATTATTGACGATCAGAGGATTACGGTTGAAAACAGCAACTTGGCTCATGGAATGGGAGCTTTAGATTTGCAGAAGTTTGAGCCATTTCCCAAAAATCCTGCTATATCTAAAGTTTTCAGAGAAATAGGTCTTGCGGATGAACTTGGTTCAGGAATGCGAAATACCTACAAGTACACACAGCTTTATTCAGGAGAAAACCCGCTATTTGAGGAGGGGGATATATTCAGGACGATTATTCCTCTAAAGAAGATAGCGACACAAAAAGTTGGTGGAGGGAATGTCCCTCAAGATGTCCCTCAAGATGTCTCTCGAATGTCCCTCGAAGAAATTGAAAACATAATCAAAGATATGATTAAAGGGGACAATAGAGTGAGCCGTAAAGATATAGCTGTGGTATTAGGCGTTAGTGAAAAAACCATTACAAGATATATAAAAGACATTCCTAATATTAAGTATGTTGGTAAAGGGAAAAATGGTCATTGGGAATTGAATGAATAG